The sequence AATCCCTGCGCTCACACCTGCGGCTAAAGTCTTGTCTTTAAAACGCTGCCACTGGCTGAAGCTGTTGAAGGTAATGTGGCCTGCGCAGGCGAGAAGTTTTATCTCCGCTCAAAAAGAGCCCCTATAAGACCTACTTTCTGAATATACCTTATTTTATGCGGGTTCGCAAGCGGTTAGACGCTGAAAAAATCAGAAAAATTGGATAAAATCCTGCGATTTGGGCCATTTTTTTGGAGCCCTGGTGCTGCCGAAGTGGCTGTAGATTTCCAGGAATTCCCTGTCGGTGACGCTCAGCAGGCAGACCGTGGAGCGGGGTTCGATTATATTGGCGATTCGTCGTCGGTGTGTCCTGCCGTTGTCCGCAGTGGTGCAGTAGCGGACGTACATTCCCCGTTGCACCTTGCTGAATCCCTCTTTTTCTAGTTCCTTGACGAACCTGTCCATGTTTTGGCGGCCGCTCTTGCAGTGTCTTGGAAAATCGAAAATCGCTACGACCCACATGCTACCCTCGGGTAGGCGATGTTTTTAGTTTCGCCCATGAAAAATTTTGCGACGGAAGCGGTGGTGTAGGTGAGACATGTTCCCAACTGCACCATCTGTTCCCCGAAGGGAATGTTGGTGTAGAATAGTTCCAGAAAGGATGCCTTGACTTCTTTGTCCAACTTTTTCTTTTTGGCCGCGTGTAATTTGTATGCAATCTGATCGATGAAGGGACGGTAGGGTTCCATGATGTCGTCTG comes from Fibrobacter sp. UWB15 and encodes:
- the cas2 gene encoding CRISPR-associated endonuclease Cas2, producing MWVVAIFDFPRHCKSGRQNMDRFVKELEKEGFSKVQRGMYVRYCTTADNGRTHRRRIANIIEPRSTVCLLSVTDREFLEIYSHFGSTRAPKKWPKSQDFIQFF